The Silene latifolia isolate original U9 population chromosome Y, ASM4854445v1, whole genome shotgun sequence sequence TAAAACATAAGTCaagtttattttttattttttatttttttttctttttatgtcAGGATCTTTATTGAGCTATGTTGTTGATATGTCGCTGTTATGCTGCCGGTGTAATTGATCTTTTTTTTCTTCAATTGTAAAGGTCATCACACTTAAGTGTATTGTAATTGATCTTGTTTTCTTCAATTGTAATTGAAATGGTTCTATGCCAGGATTTGGTTAACATCAAAATAGGATACCCAACATTAATGGAGGGCGATAAGAGGATCTTACTCTACAAGGCCAGGATGCTGATGTAGCCTTCTATGTGTTGAGCATCATTGATTCTAGTCTCTGCTTGGCTGTGCTTGGTATACTTAGGCATAACAGTTCTTTATCGTTAAAAACATTGTCTATTACCTCGGTTTTAGTGAATTTTTTTTCCTTAAATAGAGAGTTACATAGCCTTTTGGATGACATTTCATCTTACTGACATTTCAGGGTCAGAGTGGCACTCAAGAATATGGAAAAAATGGAAAATATAGAAAAGCTTGTTCTAAGTTTGACTAAGGACAAAGAAGAGCTGCAAAGCAAGTTGAATGAGACGAATAGCATCTTGTATAAAATTTTGGAAGGTATGAGTTCTGGAATGCCGTCGCCTGAGATAGTGCTTGCAAAATCGAATGCACGGGTATTTTTATGTTTATGTTGTCTTTAAATTTAATACATGTACCTGCCTTGGAGCTGTTGCCTTGGAGCTGGAACCTTGTATGATgttgttggtaggttcgtataTGCTGGTTTCATCTATGTTGAACGGTTCTTATAGGAATGTTGGTAGTTTCATATATGCTGAACAATTGATAAAGATATGAAGTTTGAGGCTATTATGTTCGTATTATGGTGCCAAACTTGTCTTGTTTGATTCATCCTGcaaattttaaataagaaattTCCTAAGTTACATTCCGGTGCAACTTCAACATGCTATTGTTTACCAATTCCTTCCTATATACCCTTGTACAATCTCAATGTACTAGACATAAACTGGCAGGAAGTTGTACCTAAGCTAGTCCATGCAACTATAGCATTCACATTCACAACAGGCTAAAAGTTTTGCGTCTGTGGATTCATGTCAGCTATACTTTTTATTAAGGAGTGTTGTGATTTCATCTTTTCGTTATTAGTAGTACAACTTCCCTACTTGATTGACTTGATGATATTTACTTGCATGTAGATATTGGACTCAACAAATGGTGGCGGTGCATCGAGATGAAAGGAGCAAATCTGGAAATAACTTTTTGGAGTAGTTTAGTCGCACGTTTAGGCTTGGATTTATTCGATCTTTTGGggatattttattatttttttgtgaAAACATTTCTCTCGTTCGGATGAAATAATTACAATAGttcttttgaattttgaaagCATGCAATTTGATAATGGAATTTtaatttatgaaataaaattttgTTTTGCATATGTTCTAGTCAAATTAATGATTATATACTCGATGATGTCATCTAGTAATCTATATGATTTAATTCAATCGTATTGACAAAAATAGTAGTCATAGTGAATTTTGTGCACGAAAAGCGTCGAGAAATTTCTAAATTGCGACGGAAAGAAGTGTAGAGAAACACTAACGCTTAAAGGCGTCGCGGCTCTTGACACCTAAAAGCGTCGACAAGGTTGACGCTAAAAAGCGTCGGAAATTCCTGACGCCCCAAAACCCCATGCTTTTTAAAGCGTCGAGAAATAAATTgccgacgcttttaagcgtcgatAATAGCCAAAAAAAGCGTCGAGAATGCAAGGGATTTGTTGTAGTGTTCATATTTACTAATTCATTGTCACATCATTAAAACTTGACGTTTATTTAACGGTTGTTACATTAGGGGTACCATGGACAAAAAAATAGAACCTCAAGGGTATCATAGGCAGATTTTTGaaagcaaaagtaccataagaaatctgacaaaattaagaggTACCATAAAAAATTTCCGTAAAATTTATTtattactcaaatattaagaTCTAATAACTAAAGCACGTTGTTTCTAAATCTACCCTCACTTGTTAATGATTCCACTGCAACTCAAGTTAACTTTTGTTAGCCAAACTTCACCTTTGTGCTCATAATATTCATTGTACTTGAGATAAAGCACCCGTTGCCATTCTAAAGGAAATCTAAGGCTATAGATACACACGCATCAAGAACATACTACAATATAAATTATTTGACGTATCGTGTAATTCGTAGTTTTATTAGCATATGtatctaaattttttttttttgaagaaaacccGGAAAGGTATTAATATATTAAATTAGCATCACGTTCCGCCATACAAAGCACTTCCATTGGGATCACGGATTCCCAACTACGATGACCCTCACTCCAAGGTCCAAAACGAGCTAAATTATGAGCGACCTTATTATTGTTCCTACGCGTAAAAACAAAAGATAAACTCCTAACAGAATTACAAATCGACAAAATGTCTTCATAAACTAAAAACAGGTCACTCCGTCCTTTGGCCTTCCTCTGTAGGTCATGTACCACAACCGCGCAATCGCTTTCCATTTCAATGTCTTGATGTCCATGCTTCACTGCCTCTGACAAGCCGTGCCACATTCCCAAAGCTTCCGCCATCGTTGCATCCATCTCGCCTCGTCGTTGCGTGACTGCACACCATAGCATCTTACCCTGGTCATCTCGTCCAACGCAACCCCATCCTACACCAATCCCGTCTAAAACAGTGGCATCGACATTCACCTTTATTACCCCGATCCTTGGTTTCTTCCCCCTCTCAGTATCCCCCCTCATCAGCTCCTCCTCCACCCCTCCCGACCCTGTTTGTCACGGCTGCTCCCCTCTCCATCATTTCCCATATCATGTCCTTTACACGCCTTACCACTCTATCGGTGTCCCCTCCCCCTCCATCAAACACAATCTTGTTGCGGTCTTCCCAAATCGCCCAACATCCTGTGATAAACTCCACACACTCCCTTGTACCCATATCCTTCAACATCTCTTCCGCCCAATCTTTAATATTCCCAAACCCGACTCCCTAAAGTCTCTCCACACCCAAGCCGTCCCAAATATCCCCCACCCCACCACAATCTCGGATTGCATGAAGGCAAGTCTCCATGCAACCATGACATCGTGGGCAAGTTACATCCGTCAATTCCATCCGGGCAAAAATATTGTTTCTCGTGGCTAGCGCATTAGAGCAGAGTTGCCAAAAGAAGACTTTGATTCGTGGCAGAACCGGGGCATTCCAAATTTTGTTCCACAACCGAGAGCTATGGCGTGTTTCAAACGGCCCTACTCCATCGTTTCCTTCTCCCACCAGGCAGCGGTATGCCGATCTTGCTGTATAGCTTCCGTCCTTCTCCAAATCCCAGCACCAGTCATCTTGCGGTTTCGACATGCTAATTCTGATTTGTTTTATACGGTCACATTCAAACGGCAAGAAGATGTTTGCGAGCTTCTCGTGATCCCAGTCACTCCCATCCTCCCTTAGAAAATCACTGACCCTGAGATCATCCACCTGAGAACCCTTCGGTGAGAGAACTCGCCTCGTTTGAGTTCCTGGAATCCAAGGGTTAGCCCAAACCCAAGTCGACGTACCATCCCCAATACGTTTCCTAGCTCCCAAAAGTATGACCTTTCGCGCATTCCACACCCCACGCCATGTATAACTTGGGTAAGGTCCTAGCTCTGCTTCCATGAGGGAAGTGTTCGGGAAATACCTACTCTTCATGATTTGGGACATAAGGCAGTCCGGATTAGTTAAGATTCGCCATACCTGCTTGCCCAACAAAGCATCATTAAACAGTTCGAAATCCCGAAACCCGAATCCCCCTTCCCCTTTAGTTCGACACATCTTCTTCCAGGCCACCCACGGGATTTTCCTCTTGCCATTCTCCGAACCCAACCAAAATCCCGAGACAAGGGACCGTAACTCATCGCAAAAGTTTAAAGGAAGCTTGAAGACACTCATAGTGTAGGAAGGAATAGCTTGGCCAATGGCCTTGATTAAAATTTCCTTCCCCGCCTTACTAAGCAATAAGCCTTTCCACCCCTGCAATTTTTTACTAATCTTGTCACGGATATTTGTTGTGAGCTTTCTCTTAGACCTCCCCACAGAAGTAGGAAGCCCCAAATAGCGGTCTTGCTCATCCACAACACGAACGTTCAGGACCCTGTTAACCGTATGTTTGCATTGCAAATGGGTACCTTTACTAAAATAAATGGTCGTTTGATCAAAGTTAACCAACTGACCTAAGGCTCTTTCATATTTCTTGATGATATCCCGTACCTGGGTTGCCTCCCTTTCATTCGCTCGAGCAAAAATGAGACTGTCGTCCGCAAAGAACAGATGGGAGATAGTTGGGGCCGTGAGAGCAACTCGAACTCCTTTAATATGGCCATTAACCGCTGCTTTGTGGATCAAACCCGAAAAAACTTCCGCACAAATAATAAACAAATACGGGGATAAGGGATCCCCTTGTCTTAATCCCCGCTCTGGCACAATAATCCTCCAGTTTTCCCCATTCACCCCAACCGTATAAGTTACCGTCTTTACACACTCCATCACACGCCCCACCCAACCTCTATCAAACCCCATACGTTTAAGAACTGCTTCAAGGAAAGGCCACTCTACCCTATCGTAAGCTTTCGACATGTCCAATTTAAGAGCCATATGTCCACCTCCACCTCTACTATTCTTCATGTGATGAAATACTTCAAAGGCTACTAGCACATTATCAGTAATAAGCCGCCCAGCAGTAAAAGCGCTTTGGTTAACATAAATCACCTTATCAAGAAATAGCTTCACCCTATTTGCCAACACCTTGGAGATAATTTTGTATAAGACATTACAAAGACTAATAGGGCGAAAATCCGAGCACTTATCTGGGGCCTTCTTTTTGGGGATAAGGACAATCTTCGTGTGGTTAAGCTTAGCTGGTAACTCACCACCATTCAACACGCGCAGAGCCGCGCCTATCACCGATGGTCCAACTATGTGCCAGTACGTTTGGTAGAAGAGAGCGTTCATTCCATCTAGACCCGGTGCCTTTAATGGGTGCATTTGATTGAGAGCTTCGACAACTTCATCCCCCCTATATTCCTCCGTGAGAATTGAGTTCATATCGTCCGTAACCCTACCCTCCACAACCTCCAATATCTCCTCAAAGTCCTCAGGCCTCGTCAACGCGAAAAGGCTTGTGAAGTAGTTTGCAGCATAGTTAGCCATCTCGCCAGATTTCACATAAACATGGCCGTTATCGTCAATTAATTTCTGGATATGGTTCTTAGCTTTCCGCTGGCTTGCTTTTCGATGAAAGAACGTTGTGTTTTTATCGCCATCTTGGAGCCAAATTGCCCTAGACCGTTGTCTCCAGA is a genomic window containing:
- the LOC141627585 gene encoding uncharacterized protein LOC141627585, whose amino-acid sequence is MRGDTERGKKPRIGVIKVNVDATVLDGIGVGWGCVGRDDQGKMLWCAVTQRRGEMDATMAEALGMWHGLSEAVKHGHQDIEMESDCAVVVHDLQRKAKGRSDLFLVYEDILSICNSVRSLSFVFTRRNNNKVAHNLARFGPWSEGHRSWESVIPMEVLCMAERDANLIY